A region from the Streptomyces sp. 3214.6 genome encodes:
- a CDS encoding GNAT family N-acetyltransferase, which yields MPDPRLPHAPVHEQAADGFGTVRLRPLDAERDADVVHGWVSQERAVFWGMNGLTRDQVAEIYAHMDTLDTHHAFLTELDGVPVALLQTYEPTEDRVGEVYEVEPGDIGVHVLIAPTDERGARPGWSAALMGTFASYVLLGLDRRRIVVDPDVRNEKAIARFLRQGFEAGPVVTLPEIDLPDVYLPEKQAQLAFLRREAAFPE from the coding sequence ATGCCTGACCCCCGCCTTCCCCACGCCCCGGTGCACGAGCAGGCGGCCGACGGCTTCGGTACCGTCCGCCTGCGGCCCCTCGACGCCGAGCGCGACGCGGACGTCGTCCACGGCTGGGTGAGCCAGGAGCGGGCCGTGTTCTGGGGCATGAACGGCCTGACGCGGGACCAGGTCGCCGAGATCTACGCCCACATGGACACCCTGGACACCCACCACGCCTTTCTGACCGAACTGGACGGCGTCCCGGTCGCCCTCCTCCAGACCTACGAGCCCACCGAGGACCGGGTCGGCGAGGTCTACGAGGTCGAGCCCGGAGACATCGGCGTGCACGTGCTCATCGCGCCGACGGACGAGCGGGGCGCACGGCCCGGCTGGTCGGCGGCGCTGATGGGGACCTTCGCGTCGTATGTGCTGCTGGGCCTGGACCGGCGGCGGATCGTGGTGGACCCGGACGTGCGCAACGAGAAGGCGATCGCCCGTTTCCTGCGGCAGGGATTCGAGGCCGGCCCGGTCGTCACGCTCCCGGAGATCGACCTCCCGGACGTGTACCTGCCCGAGAAGCAGGCCCAACTCGCCTTCCTGCGCCGGGAGGCAGCGTTCCCGGAGTGA